One window from the genome of Mucilaginibacter ginsenosidivorans encodes:
- a CDS encoding tetratricopeptide repeat protein translates to MKKLRIIFSILLMLPFVVLAQKDSTNKANRVVMVVGKPLTPGDSVMVKQLFFSALRDKTIENTTLAAEMFNQVLQVDPANDAAMYELASLKKDQNDYESAQDLLEKAVTVKPENEWYWVALADCYEKNNDATKLENVFNELLKINPDKPDYYFDQANVYYIEKKYDQALAVYEKLEKMIGPSDEIIAKKENIYLKQGKVDKAAADIQGLIDANPSEIRYYLLLGEIYNSNGFQDKALKVLKDAEQADPGSGRVHLALADIYRDKKDNEASYNQLMLAFKLPDLEIEQEVKIVLGYVPKFPDPNAKASALELSRLLTVAHPDDARSYALYGDMLIQNEKYPEAKTNYKKSLALNDQVYEVQEQLVRLDLGSNQLDEAIKDGENALSLFPNQAWLNYLVGVAYEQKKDFKKALSYVKNATSLESQDNDLLAQSYSVLGDCYHSMGDEQKSDDSYNKALSYNPDNAYTLNNYAYYLSVRGASLDKAEAMSKRSNELQPNTASFEDTYAWILFKQKKFTEAKIWIEKAISHDKDHSAVQTEHYGDIMYQLGDKDSALENWKKAKQYGGGSPVLERKINEKKYIE, encoded by the coding sequence ATGAAAAAACTGCGGATCATATTTTCGATACTTTTAATGCTGCCTTTTGTAGTATTAGCCCAAAAGGATAGTACTAACAAAGCAAACCGGGTGGTGATGGTTGTGGGTAAGCCGCTTACCCCTGGCGACAGCGTAATGGTGAAACAACTTTTCTTTTCCGCGTTGCGCGACAAGACGATAGAGAACACCACTCTGGCCGCTGAAATGTTCAACCAGGTTTTGCAGGTGGACCCGGCAAACGACGCCGCCATGTACGAACTGGCCTCCCTGAAAAAAGATCAGAACGACTATGAATCGGCGCAGGACCTGCTTGAAAAAGCAGTAACGGTAAAACCCGAAAATGAGTGGTATTGGGTGGCACTTGCCGATTGTTATGAAAAGAACAATGATGCGACGAAGCTGGAGAACGTATTTAATGAACTCTTAAAAATAAACCCGGATAAGCCAGATTATTACTTTGACCAGGCCAATGTTTATTATATCGAGAAGAAATACGACCAGGCATTGGCCGTTTATGAAAAGCTCGAAAAGATGATTGGCCCGTCTGATGAAATAATTGCTAAAAAGGAAAACATTTACCTGAAACAGGGCAAGGTTGATAAAGCTGCAGCCGATATTCAGGGATTGATAGATGCCAATCCATCCGAGATACGGTACTATTTATTGCTCGGCGAGATATACAATTCTAACGGGTTCCAGGACAAAGCGCTTAAAGTATTGAAAGATGCTGAACAGGCCGATCCCGGCAGTGGTCGCGTTCACCTGGCGCTGGCAGACATTTACCGTGACAAAAAAGATAACGAAGCAAGCTATAACCAACTGATGCTGGCCTTTAAATTGCCCGATCTGGAGATAGAGCAGGAAGTGAAGATAGTGCTGGGATACGTTCCTAAATTCCCCGATCCGAATGCAAAAGCGAGCGCACTGGAACTAAGCAGGTTGCTTACCGTGGCCCATCCTGATGATGCCCGCAGCTATGCGTTGTATGGCGATATGCTGATCCAGAATGAAAAATATCCGGAAGCAAAAACCAATTACAAAAAATCTCTCGCCCTTAACGACCAGGTTTACGAGGTGCAGGAGCAATTAGTAAGGCTAGATTTGGGCAGCAACCAGTTAGACGAAGCTATTAAAGACGGTGAGAATGCTTTATCGCTATTTCCCAACCAGGCATGGCTCAACTATTTGGTTGGCGTTGCATACGAACAGAAAAAGGACTTCAAAAAAGCTCTGAGCTATGTAAAAAATGCTACTTCGCTCGAGAGCCAGGATAATGATCTTTTAGCGCAAAGCTATTCGGTTTTGGGCGACTGTTACCATTCGATGGGCGACGAGCAAAAGTCGGACGATTCGTATAACAAAGCATTAAGTTATAATCCTGACAACGCGTATACGTTGAATAATTATGCATACTATCTCTCGGTACGCGGCGCTTCGCTGGATAAGGCCGAAGCGATGTCGAAGCGCTCGAACGAGCTTCAACCCAATACGGCTTCATTTGAGGATACTTATGCATGGATACTATTTAAGCAAAAGAAATTTACCGAGGCAAAGATCTGGATCGAAAAGGCGATTTCACATGATAAAGATCACAGCGCTGTACAA
- the dut gene encoding dUTP diphosphatase: MIIRIINRSKNNLPAYETAHAAGMDLRADLESAVILQPMERKLIPTGLHIELPEGFEAQIRPRSGLAFKHGIGIVNSPGTVDADYRGEIKVLLINFSAEPFEVNTGDRIAQMIVARHEKVSWEEVEILNETSRGAGGYGHTGVG; the protein is encoded by the coding sequence ATGATCATCAGGATAATTAACAGGTCTAAAAACAATTTACCGGCTTATGAAACTGCCCATGCCGCAGGCATGGACCTGCGTGCCGACCTGGAAAGCGCCGTAATTTTACAGCCTATGGAGCGTAAACTGATCCCGACAGGTTTGCATATCGAGCTGCCTGAAGGGTTTGAGGCGCAGATACGGCCGCGCAGCGGACTGGCGTTTAAACACGGCATAGGTATCGTAAACTCTCCAGGAACGGTTGACGCTGATTACAGGGGAGAGATCAAGGTATTGCTTATCAATTTTTCTGCTGAGCCTTTTGAGGTCAATACCGGCGACAGGATAGCACAAATGATAGTTGCCCGGCACGAGAAGGTAAGCTGGGAGGAAGTAGAAATATTAAACGAAACATCGCGCGGTGCGGGTGGTTATGGACATACCGGGGTAGGATAA